Proteins encoded together in one Kutzneria kofuensis window:
- a CDS encoding helix-turn-helix transcriptional regulator, protein MPTVPRLGSGIPLVARSAEIGRLRAALARADEGQAGAVLVSGDAGVGKTRLLTDLAATAERDGALVLTGRCVGAGAGLPYLPFADVLAQLRGDHPDALHSRPALARLLPDLAVKPLSREDDAELGQLQLFDAVHSLLAELAAERTVLLTVEDVHWADSSSRNLLTFLLSRLSSQRLLVAVTYRADELHRRHPLRPVLAELVRLSAVERLDLTPFNADDAARFVKALADDDLTDAQVQRIAQRSEGNAFFAEELLASTADCGCDDPGVPTALADVLLARIERLSPQTQQVLRAASAGGRRVRYARLHGVADMAPPELEEALREAVQHNVLQTIDADDYAFRHALLREAIYTDLLPGERVRLHSAYANQLKAEQGIRGAAAKLAYHSMESHDLPQALAASVQAAREADEAGAPSEALHYTEQAMKIWAAVADPEAHAGVSEVKLTKMASIFAISAGELERGIAFARQAVRIAEGEAKIESLRRLSMALANLDGREHEAAEVIDEAWQLVHDQPESVTKAWVMAVRARMMRAVCRPLAREAADEAVRSAVQTGSRSAEADALITIAVMDEKDGLVDDACSRLIIARDRAIEAGALNVELRAWFNLGVNRYEQGLIGEAAKVFSEGLRRSEQNGLSWGPSGFQLRALLVVSRYVAGDWAGSAEAARLPGDPVANLGTAIVAASGLPTEVGSGRLDHAEQLLHRLRPEWRRDFQLPLFCTAAAVELHGWRGRPDLGLAAAQDGLDTLESIQPGLTGEIRLAALGVAAAADAARLARRRRDAESSALDAAQRFVELGEIAGKSRPRSGKLGPEGLAWQARLAAEVTRLDDGTGDPQAWRRVVDAFGYGHGYERALARWRLAAALLADDDKDEAAQQLRLAAETADRLGAAPLGAAVAELAKRGRIQLGDAVPRDTVDLLTPRERSVLALVAMGRTNREVGEELYISEKTVSVHLSRIMAKLGASRRAEAVAAAYDRGLLES, encoded by the coding sequence ATGCCCACCGTGCCGCGCCTGGGATCGGGAATTCCGCTGGTGGCACGCAGCGCGGAGATCGGCCGGCTGCGTGCCGCCCTCGCGCGCGCCGACGAGGGCCAGGCGGGGGCGGTGCTGGTGTCGGGGGACGCCGGCGTGGGCAAGACCCGTCTGCTGACGGACCTGGCGGCCACCGCTGAGCGGGACGGCGCGCTGGTCCTGACCGGACGGTGCGTGGGCGCGGGGGCGGGCCTGCCGTACCTACCGTTCGCGGACGTGCTGGCGCAGCTGCGCGGCGACCACCCGGACGCCCTGCACAGCCGCCCGGCGCTGGCCCGGCTGCTGCCCGACCTGGCGGTCAAGCCGCTCAGCCGCGAGGACGACGCCGAGCTGGGGCAGCTCCAGCTGTTCGACGCCGTGCACAGCCTGCTGGCGGAGCTCGCCGCGGAACGGACCGTGTTGCTGACGGTCGAGGACGTGCACTGGGCGGATTCGTCGTCCCGGAACCTGTTGACCTTCCTGCTGTCCCGGCTGAGCAGCCAACGCCTGCTGGTCGCCGTCACGTACCGTGCGGACGAGCTGCACCGGCGCCACCCGCTGCGGCCGGTGCTCGCGGAGCTGGTTCGGCTGTCCGCCGTGGAACGGCTGGACCTGACGCCGTTCAACGCCGACGACGCGGCTCGGTTCGTGAAGGCGCTCGCCGACGACGACCTCACCGACGCGCAGGTGCAGCGCATCGCGCAACGCTCCGAGGGCAACGCCTTCTTCGCCGAGGAGCTGCTGGCCAGCACCGCCGACTGCGGCTGCGACGATCCCGGCGTGCCGACCGCGCTGGCGGATGTGCTGCTGGCCCGGATCGAGCGCCTGAGCCCGCAGACGCAGCAGGTGCTGCGCGCGGCGTCGGCCGGCGGGCGGCGGGTCCGCTACGCGCGGCTGCACGGCGTCGCCGACATGGCGCCGCCGGAGCTGGAGGAGGCGCTGCGGGAAGCCGTGCAGCACAACGTGTTGCAGACGATCGACGCCGACGACTACGCCTTCCGGCACGCCCTGCTGCGCGAGGCGATCTACACGGACCTGCTGCCGGGCGAACGGGTCCGGCTGCACTCGGCGTACGCGAACCAGCTCAAGGCCGAGCAGGGAATCCGTGGTGCGGCGGCGAAACTGGCCTACCACAGCATGGAGAGCCACGACCTGCCGCAGGCGCTGGCCGCCTCGGTGCAGGCGGCGCGCGAGGCCGACGAGGCCGGTGCGCCGAGCGAGGCCCTGCACTACACCGAGCAGGCGATGAAGATCTGGGCCGCGGTCGCCGATCCCGAGGCGCACGCCGGCGTCTCCGAGGTGAAGCTGACCAAGATGGCCAGCATCTTCGCCATCAGCGCCGGCGAGCTGGAGCGCGGCATCGCGTTCGCCCGCCAGGCCGTGCGCATCGCCGAGGGCGAGGCGAAGATCGAGTCCTTGCGGCGCCTGTCGATGGCACTGGCCAATCTGGACGGTCGCGAGCACGAGGCCGCCGAGGTGATCGACGAGGCCTGGCAGCTGGTGCACGACCAGCCGGAGTCCGTCACCAAGGCCTGGGTGATGGCCGTCCGCGCCCGGATGATGCGCGCCGTGTGCCGGCCGCTGGCCCGGGAGGCCGCCGACGAGGCCGTGCGCTCGGCCGTGCAGACCGGTTCGCGCAGCGCCGAGGCCGACGCGTTGATCACCATCGCCGTGATGGACGAGAAGGACGGCCTCGTCGACGACGCCTGCTCGCGGCTGATCATCGCCCGGGACCGGGCCATCGAGGCCGGCGCGTTGAACGTGGAGCTGCGGGCCTGGTTCAACCTCGGCGTCAACCGCTACGAGCAGGGGCTGATCGGCGAGGCCGCGAAGGTCTTCTCCGAGGGCCTGCGCCGCTCCGAGCAGAACGGATTGTCCTGGGGCCCTTCGGGTTTCCAGCTCCGGGCGCTGCTGGTGGTGTCTCGCTACGTGGCCGGCGACTGGGCCGGCAGCGCCGAGGCGGCGCGGCTGCCCGGTGATCCCGTGGCCAACCTCGGCACCGCCATCGTCGCCGCTTCCGGCCTGCCGACCGAGGTCGGCTCCGGCCGTCTCGACCACGCCGAACAGTTGCTGCACCGGCTCCGTCCCGAATGGCGGCGCGACTTCCAGCTGCCGCTGTTCTGCACCGCCGCCGCCGTCGAGCTGCACGGCTGGCGTGGCCGCCCCGACCTGGGGCTCGCCGCCGCGCAGGACGGCCTCGACACCCTGGAGTCCATCCAACCCGGTCTCACCGGCGAGATCCGCCTCGCCGCCCTGGGTGTCGCCGCCGCCGCCGACGCCGCCCGCCTCGCCCGCCGCCGTCGCGACGCCGAGTCGTCCGCCCTGGACGCCGCCCAGCGTTTCGTCGAACTCGGCGAGATCGCCGGAAAGTCCCGTCCCCGTAGCGGAAAGCTCGGTCCCGAGGGCCTCGCCTGGCAGGCCCGCCTCGCCGCCGAGGTCACCCGGCTCGACGACGGCACCGGCGATCCGCAGGCTTGGCGCCGGGTCGTCGACGCCTTCGGCTACGGGCATGGCTACGAACGCGCCCTGGCCCGCTGGCGCCTCGCCGCCGCCCTGCTCGCCGACGACGACAAGGACGAGGCCGCCCAGCAGCTCCGCCTCGCCGCCGAGACCGCCGACCGCCTCGGCGCCGCGCCCCTCGGCGCCGCCGTTGCCGAGCTCGCCAAGCGCGGCCGCATCCAACTCGGCGACGCCGTCCCCCGTGACACCGTCGACCTCCTCACGCCCCGGGAGCGCTCCGTCCTGGCCCTCGTCGCCATGGGGCGCACCAACCGCGAGGTCGGCGAGGAGCTCTACATCAGCGAGAAGACCGTCAGCGTGCACCTCTCCCGCATCATGGCCAAGCTCGGCGCCAGCCGCCGGGCCGAAGCCGTCGCCGCCGCCTACGACCGCGGGCTGTTGGAGTCCTGA
- a CDS encoding ABC transporter ATP-binding protein yields the protein MSAVASDVGLRTAVQARELVKVYGRGDTAVRALDGVSVAFAAGRFTAIMGPSGSGKSTLMHCLAGLDSVDNGQVYIGQTDITKLSDRDLTRLRRDRVGFVFQSFNLLPTLTAEQNILLGLELAGRKPDRAWYDTIVDTIGLRQRLGHKPSELSGGQQQRVACARALVARPEVVFADEPTGNLDSRSGAEVLDFLRMSVRKLGQTVIMVTHDPVAASYADRVVLLADGRLAGEINQPTADSVLSALKHLGA from the coding sequence ATGTCTGCTGTGGCGTCCGACGTCGGACTCCGTACCGCGGTCCAGGCGCGTGAGCTGGTCAAGGTCTACGGCCGGGGCGACACGGCGGTGCGTGCCCTCGACGGTGTCAGCGTGGCCTTCGCGGCGGGCCGGTTCACGGCGATCATGGGGCCCTCGGGCTCCGGCAAGTCGACCCTGATGCACTGCCTGGCCGGCCTGGACTCGGTCGACAACGGCCAGGTCTACATCGGACAGACGGACATCACGAAGCTGTCGGACCGGGACCTGACCCGCCTGCGCCGGGACCGGGTGGGCTTCGTGTTCCAGTCGTTCAACCTGCTGCCGACGCTGACGGCGGAGCAGAACATCCTGCTGGGCCTGGAGTTGGCGGGCAGGAAGCCGGACCGGGCCTGGTACGACACGATCGTGGACACGATCGGGCTGCGCCAGCGGCTGGGGCACAAGCCGAGTGAGCTGTCGGGCGGCCAGCAGCAGCGGGTGGCGTGTGCCCGCGCCCTGGTGGCGAGGCCGGAGGTGGTCTTCGCGGACGAGCCGACCGGCAACCTGGACTCGCGCAGTGGCGCGGAGGTGCTGGACTTCCTGCGCATGTCGGTCCGCAAGCTGGGCCAGACGGTGATCATGGTGACGCACGACCCGGTGGCGGCCTCCTACGCGGACCGGGTGGTCCTGCTCGCGGACGGCCGGCTCGCCGGCGAGATCAACCAGCCCACCGCCGACTCCGTGCTGTCGGCCCTCAAGCACCTGGGAGCGTGA
- a CDS encoding ABC transporter permease, translating into MFRATLAGLRARTARMVLSSIAIILGVAFVSGTLILGNALNAQVHDNLARQTRGVDASITVNQDSDAVRGPNPPKLGQDSVDAIRNIPGVAGADGRGGGSLPLIKSNGKAAQAFASTIENTPQLREFDLVSGTYPKADDEIALDVRTAKTTGIGVGQKVSVLGQGDTAVPLTVVGTYSQGSNALSLSDMQVLLTPSAIAKLDKQSGVYQVVVAAAPGVSQQDLVDRISAQLGKNFKVQTGDAFTQDTLEHAGRGSGGLTQFMLIFALISLVVAAMVIYNTFTILVAQRTRELALLRCIGAERRQVFGSVLLEAFVMGLIASVLGLGVGIGLAALLQKAVGWFSGAATSVSVPLTGTVVLAAFAIGVLVTVASAGLPALRATKVAPLAALRSQPDSHDEVRRTSVLRVVAAAVLLLGGAGLIGLGMGLKDPDAALFPVGGGTMVMLLGVIVLGPLIVGPINKLLGAIPSMLFGVPAKLATANAGRNPRRTAATTAALVIGVTIVTMVTVVATSGKQAAGAEVDKRFPADFTVASSVYDHPLPATLPGQLRGVPQIAQVAATTETPMTVAQSGDQEIQGIDQSAIGSMVNPKLVSGDLSQVGPGTIALNKSAVGTAKLGDQLLVSTPDASKMLKLVAIYDARELADGLVTLDTFAAVAPKVVGYNHILVKMKPGVSAGDGQAAMDKATANVPVAEVNSAAATKEQLNAEIDSLLTLMWALIGLAVVIALFGIANTLGLSVLERTRESALLRALGLTKGQLRFMLVIESVLMGVMGALIGVVLGGAFAWVLVEALSSPDLQLGLAIPGGQLGVLLLAAVFAAVVAALMPARRAARTSIVAGMAEA; encoded by the coding sequence ATGTTCCGGGCCACGCTCGCGGGTCTGCGCGCCCGCACGGCGCGGATGGTGCTGTCCTCGATAGCCATCATCCTCGGCGTCGCCTTCGTCAGCGGCACGCTGATCCTGGGCAACGCCCTCAACGCACAGGTGCACGACAACCTCGCCCGCCAGACGCGAGGGGTGGACGCGTCGATCACGGTCAACCAGGACAGCGACGCGGTCAGGGGGCCCAACCCGCCGAAGCTGGGCCAGGACTCGGTGGACGCGATCCGCAACATTCCGGGCGTCGCGGGGGCGGACGGCCGGGGCGGCGGGTCGCTGCCGCTGATCAAGTCCAACGGCAAGGCGGCGCAGGCGTTCGCGTCCACCATCGAGAACACCCCGCAACTGCGGGAGTTCGACCTGGTGTCGGGCACGTACCCCAAGGCGGACGACGAGATCGCGCTGGACGTCCGCACGGCCAAGACGACCGGCATCGGCGTGGGCCAGAAGGTGTCGGTGCTGGGCCAGGGCGACACCGCGGTGCCGCTGACCGTGGTCGGCACGTACAGCCAGGGCAGCAACGCGCTGTCGCTGTCGGACATGCAGGTGCTGCTCACCCCGAGCGCGATCGCCAAGCTGGACAAGCAGTCCGGCGTCTACCAGGTGGTGGTGGCCGCGGCGCCGGGCGTCAGCCAGCAGGACCTGGTCGACCGGATCTCCGCCCAGCTGGGCAAGAACTTCAAGGTGCAGACCGGTGACGCCTTCACCCAGGACACGCTCGAACACGCCGGGCGGGGCTCGGGCGGCCTGACCCAATTCATGCTGATCTTCGCGTTGATCTCGCTCGTGGTCGCGGCGATGGTCATCTACAACACGTTCACCATCCTGGTCGCCCAGCGCACCCGGGAGCTGGCGCTGCTGCGCTGCATCGGCGCGGAACGCCGCCAGGTCTTCGGCAGCGTGCTGCTGGAGGCGTTCGTGATGGGCCTGATCGCCTCGGTGCTCGGCCTCGGCGTCGGCATCGGGCTGGCCGCACTGCTGCAGAAGGCGGTCGGCTGGTTCAGCGGCGCCGCCACCTCGGTGAGCGTGCCGCTGACGGGGACCGTGGTGCTGGCGGCGTTCGCCATCGGCGTGCTGGTCACCGTCGCGTCGGCGGGCCTGCCGGCGCTGCGCGCAACGAAGGTCGCCCCGCTGGCGGCGCTGCGCAGCCAGCCGGACAGCCACGACGAGGTCCGCCGCACCAGCGTGCTGCGCGTGGTCGCCGCCGCGGTGCTGCTGCTCGGCGGCGCCGGGCTGATCGGCCTCGGCATGGGCCTGAAGGACCCGGACGCGGCGCTGTTCCCGGTCGGCGGCGGCACGATGGTGATGCTGCTCGGCGTGATCGTGCTCGGCCCGCTCATCGTCGGCCCGATCAACAAGCTGCTCGGCGCCATTCCGTCGATGCTGTTCGGCGTGCCGGCGAAGCTGGCCACCGCCAACGCCGGCCGCAACCCGCGCCGCACGGCGGCCACGACGGCGGCGCTGGTCATCGGCGTGACCATCGTGACGATGGTGACGGTGGTCGCCACCAGCGGCAAGCAGGCCGCGGGCGCCGAGGTGGACAAGCGGTTCCCGGCCGACTTCACGGTCGCCTCCTCGGTGTACGACCACCCGCTACCGGCCACGCTGCCCGGTCAGCTGCGCGGGGTGCCGCAGATCGCGCAGGTCGCGGCGACCACGGAGACGCCCATGACGGTCGCCCAGTCCGGCGACCAGGAGATCCAGGGCATCGACCAGTCGGCGATCGGCAGCATGGTCAACCCGAAGCTGGTCAGCGGCGACCTGAGCCAGGTCGGCCCCGGCACGATCGCGCTGAACAAGTCGGCGGTCGGCACCGCCAAGCTGGGCGACCAGCTGCTGGTCAGCACGCCCGACGCGAGCAAGATGCTCAAGCTCGTCGCGATCTACGACGCCCGCGAGCTGGCCGACGGCCTGGTCACGCTGGACACCTTCGCCGCGGTTGCGCCGAAGGTCGTCGGCTACAACCACATCCTGGTCAAGATGAAGCCGGGCGTCTCGGCCGGCGACGGCCAGGCCGCGATGGACAAGGCGACGGCGAACGTGCCGGTGGCCGAGGTGAACAGCGCGGCGGCGACCAAGGAGCAGCTCAACGCCGAGATCGACAGCCTGCTGACGCTGATGTGGGCGCTGATCGGGCTGGCGGTGGTGATCGCGCTGTTCGGCATCGCCAACACGCTGGGCCTGTCGGTGCTGGAGCGCACCAGGGAGTCGGCGCTGCTGCGGGCGCTGGGCCTGACCAAGGGCCAGCTGCGGTTCATGCTGGTGATCGAGTCGGTGCTGATGGGCGTGATGGGCGCGCTGATCGGCGTGGTCCTGGGCGGCGCGTTCGCCTGGGTGCTGGTCGAGGCGCTGTCCAGCCCGGACCTCCAGCTGGGGCTGGCGATCCCGGGCGGCCAGCTGGGCGTGCTGTTGCTGGCGGCGGTGTTCGCCGCGGTGGTGGCGGCCCTGATGCCGGCGCGTCGCGCGGCCCGCACGTCGATCGTCGCGGGCATGGCAGAAGCCTGA
- a CDS encoding AfsR/SARP family transcriptional regulator yields MELRLLGPVQARIGTTIVDLGPRQRRLVLAVLAMEVNRLVPVDRLVELVWPVRPPRTASHAVRVSVSSIRALLSEAEAELTVVTRGSGYQLRADPMLIDVHRFQALVTRSRDAADDLSRLALLDEALALWRGPALVDTADPEVIDQLVGGVTETRLVAQEDRFDALLRLGRHQEALGELTTLVDQQPTRERLVGQLMLALHRGGQSSRALAVSRRTRALLAEELGIDPGEELGRLELSILRNDQTLTITSPPPPVATTVPALLPPAIGGFTGREAQFAALDAAGAVKVVVGTAGVGKTALAVQWGHRVRTRFPDGQLYVNLNGYSVGPPVQPLHALSQFLRAIGVPPDQVPVDLAEATGLYRSLLADRKVLVLLDNAVSAEQVRPLLPAGSGCQVVVTSRDRLDGLVALDGAQRLGLDVLSPDEAISLLRRMIGGSRIDADPEAAAVLAGTCAHLPLALRITAAQLASHPWRPIADHVAALGQDNLLASLRIDGDEQSAVRSAFDLSYSGLKPEAQELFRRLGLVPGPDVSAESAAALIEESTPRETARLLDELAAAHLVDQPEPGRYTCHDLLRHYARERSYEQDSPEERESALCRLLDDYLRHARAAVGVLYPHMLQLVPPTKDLFDDLASALAWLDAERAGLVAAIHHAARSGLRERAWLLADAIRGYLYQRGEITDWFAVARLALAVSTEDPRAEAAALFSLGTANYAVNQYAEATELWTAALKQFRETGWLYGQACVLNNLGLVSESTGELTQGTAYYEQALRVGLRLGNRHTEEMTLVNLGVLCQQRGELDRCIDFCRRALTVQREINPRAEGTVLTFLGGALYQRGDLDEALASCTAGLACSQELGARIDEAQSQGYLGLIQHAAGRAEEALAAARTAVEIAGDLASVRTEAYALTVLGAITGGTGECERAVTLARAIGARYDECHALITMAANLLTGGSPAQATDFAQHALSIARDAGFRVLEGQALSVLADIALLGRQSPRAVDLATEALSVQRQCGERLGVARTLCILGIALGETVGSDAALPHWREARDLYARCHAPEPERLTTLLCT; encoded by the coding sequence ATGGAACTTCGGCTGCTCGGACCGGTGCAGGCGCGGATCGGGACGACGATCGTCGACCTCGGGCCGCGCCAGCGCCGCCTCGTGCTCGCGGTGCTGGCGATGGAGGTGAACCGGCTGGTCCCGGTGGACCGGCTGGTCGAGCTGGTGTGGCCGGTGCGGCCGCCGCGCACCGCCTCGCACGCCGTGCGGGTGTCGGTGTCGAGCATCCGGGCGCTGCTCTCGGAGGCCGAGGCCGAGCTGACGGTGGTCACGCGCGGCTCCGGCTACCAGCTGCGGGCCGACCCGATGCTGATCGACGTGCACCGGTTCCAGGCCCTGGTCACGCGGTCCAGGGACGCCGCCGACGACCTGTCCCGGCTGGCCCTGCTGGACGAGGCGCTGGCGCTGTGGCGGGGGCCGGCGCTGGTGGACACGGCCGACCCGGAAGTGATCGACCAGCTGGTCGGCGGCGTCACGGAGACGAGGCTGGTGGCGCAGGAGGACCGGTTCGACGCGCTGCTGCGGCTGGGCCGGCACCAGGAGGCGCTGGGCGAGCTGACCACGCTCGTCGACCAGCAACCGACCCGGGAACGGCTGGTCGGGCAGCTGATGCTGGCGCTGCACCGCGGCGGTCAGAGCAGCCGGGCGCTGGCCGTGTCGCGGCGGACCCGGGCGCTGCTGGCCGAGGAACTGGGCATCGATCCCGGCGAGGAACTGGGCCGGCTGGAGCTGTCGATCCTGCGCAACGACCAGACCCTGACGATCACCTCGCCCCCGCCGCCGGTGGCGACGACCGTGCCGGCGCTGCTGCCGCCGGCGATCGGCGGCTTCACCGGCCGCGAGGCCCAGTTCGCCGCGCTGGACGCCGCCGGCGCGGTCAAGGTGGTCGTCGGCACGGCGGGTGTCGGCAAGACGGCATTGGCCGTGCAGTGGGGGCACCGCGTGCGGACGCGGTTCCCGGACGGGCAGCTTTACGTCAACCTCAACGGTTATTCGGTCGGGCCGCCGGTGCAGCCGCTGCACGCGCTGTCCCAGTTCCTCCGGGCCATCGGCGTGCCGCCGGATCAGGTACCGGTCGATCTCGCCGAGGCGACGGGCCTGTACCGGTCGCTGCTGGCCGACCGGAAAGTGTTGGTGCTGCTGGACAATGCCGTCAGCGCGGAGCAGGTGCGGCCGCTGCTGCCGGCCGGTTCCGGCTGCCAGGTGGTGGTCACGAGTCGTGATCGCCTCGACGGATTGGTCGCCCTGGACGGCGCGCAGCGGCTGGGGTTGGACGTGCTGTCGCCGGACGAGGCGATTTCCTTGCTACGGCGGATGATCGGCGGCTCGAGGATCGACGCCGACCCGGAGGCGGCGGCGGTCCTGGCCGGCACCTGCGCACACCTACCACTGGCGTTGCGGATCACCGCGGCGCAGTTGGCCAGCCATCCGTGGCGACCGATCGCCGATCACGTCGCCGCGCTCGGCCAGGACAATCTGTTGGCATCACTGCGAATCGACGGCGACGAGCAGAGCGCCGTCCGCTCCGCTTTCGACCTGTCGTACTCCGGGCTGAAGCCGGAGGCGCAGGAACTGTTCCGCCGCCTGGGCCTGGTGCCGGGGCCGGACGTCAGCGCCGAGTCCGCGGCGGCGCTGATCGAGGAGTCAACCCCTCGCGAAACAGCAAGACTGCTGGATGAGCTGGCCGCCGCGCATCTCGTCGACCAGCCCGAGCCCGGCCGCTACACCTGCCACGACCTGTTGCGGCACTACGCCCGGGAACGCTCGTACGAGCAGGACAGCCCCGAGGAACGGGAAAGCGCCCTGTGCCGGCTGCTCGACGACTACCTGCGGCACGCCCGCGCCGCGGTCGGCGTGCTGTACCCGCACATGCTGCAGCTCGTGCCGCCGACCAAGGACCTCTTCGACGACCTCGCGTCGGCACTGGCCTGGCTCGACGCGGAACGGGCCGGCCTGGTCGCCGCCATCCATCACGCCGCACGGTCCGGATTGCGGGAACGCGCCTGGCTGCTGGCCGACGCCATCCGCGGATATCTCTACCAGCGCGGGGAAATCACCGACTGGTTCGCCGTGGCCCGCCTGGCGCTGGCAGTGTCCACCGAGGACCCACGAGCCGAGGCGGCCGCGTTGTTCAGCCTCGGCACCGCCAACTACGCCGTGAACCAGTACGCCGAGGCGACCGAGCTGTGGACCGCCGCGTTGAAGCAGTTCCGGGAGACCGGTTGGCTCTACGGGCAGGCGTGCGTGCTGAACAACCTCGGACTGGTCAGCGAATCCACCGGCGAGCTGACGCAGGGCACCGCGTACTACGAGCAGGCGCTGCGGGTGGGGCTGCGGCTGGGCAACCGGCACACCGAGGAGATGACGCTGGTCAACCTCGGCGTGCTGTGCCAGCAGCGGGGCGAACTGGACCGGTGCATCGACTTCTGCCGGCGGGCGCTGACCGTGCAGCGGGAGATCAACCCGCGGGCCGAGGGCACCGTGCTGACCTTCCTCGGCGGCGCGCTGTACCAGCGGGGCGATCTCGACGAGGCGCTGGCCAGCTGCACCGCCGGGCTGGCGTGTAGCCAGGAGCTCGGTGCGCGCATCGACGAGGCGCAGTCGCAGGGGTATCTCGGTCTGATCCAGCACGCCGCCGGCCGGGCCGAGGAGGCGCTGGCGGCCGCCCGCACCGCCGTGGAGATCGCCGGCGACCTCGCTTCCGTGCGCACCGAGGCGTACGCGCTGACCGTGCTCGGCGCGATCACCGGCGGCACCGGGGAATGCGAGCGGGCGGTCACCCTCGCCCGCGCCATCGGCGCCCGGTACGACGAGTGCCACGCCCTGATCACCATGGCCGCCAACCTGTTGACCGGCGGCAGCCCGGCGCAGGCCACCGACTTCGCCCAGCACGCCCTGAGCATCGCCCGCGACGCGGGATTCCGGGTCCTGGAGGGGCAGGCGCTGTCCGTGCTGGCCGACATCGCGCTGCTCGGGCGGCAGTCGCCGCGGGCCGTCGACCTCGCCACCGAAGCCCTGTCCGTGCAACGGCAGTGCGGCGAACGGCTCGGCGTGGCCAGGACGCTGTGCATCCTCGGCATCGCCCTGGGGGAGACCGTCGGATCGGACGCGGCGCTGCCGCACTGGCGCGAGGCCCGCGACCTCTACGCCCGCTGCCACGCCCCCGAGCCGGAGCGCCTCACCACCCTGCTCTGCACCTGA
- a CDS encoding NADH pyrophosphatase zinc ribbon domain-containing protein, translated as MTGPFTPGGTVSPNAFPCGGCGARVEFAPGTTAMRCPYCGYEQQISHGDRQIREHGLAELGTLPRKPVAQLAAYVYVCQRCAAQTQSNETATLCQFCGSPLVLDPDASGQIVPEAVLPFALDRNGVRESLRKWINSRWFAPNALKKVTEAESTRGTYVPHWTYDSQTYSSYSGARGEHYYVTETYTDSDGRTQTRRVQKTRWYPVSGQVSRFFDDVLVPASMTVPPAKVDALAPWPLPEAAPYQPQYLAGLHALRYDIEPETGLDEAKRRMDSVIHDDCRRDIGGDEQRVDGVNTNYTAITFKLMLLPIWIACYLYGGKTWQILVNGRTGEVHGERPYSKLKIFLAVLLAIVVVVVILYFWLNGHHTTTTSHTTTTRHH; from the coding sequence ATGACCGGACCTTTCACGCCGGGCGGGACCGTCTCCCCCAACGCCTTCCCGTGTGGCGGCTGTGGCGCGCGCGTCGAGTTCGCGCCCGGCACGACCGCCATGCGCTGCCCGTACTGCGGGTACGAGCAGCAGATCAGCCACGGCGACCGGCAGATCCGCGAGCACGGGTTAGCCGAGCTCGGCACCCTGCCGCGCAAGCCCGTGGCCCAGCTCGCCGCGTACGTCTACGTGTGCCAGCGGTGCGCCGCGCAGACCCAGAGCAACGAGACCGCGACCCTGTGCCAGTTCTGCGGCAGCCCGCTGGTGCTCGACCCCGATGCCAGCGGGCAGATCGTGCCCGAGGCCGTGCTGCCGTTCGCGCTGGACCGCAACGGGGTGCGCGAGTCGCTGCGCAAGTGGATCAACTCCCGGTGGTTCGCGCCGAACGCGCTGAAGAAGGTCACCGAGGCCGAGTCGACGCGCGGAACCTATGTGCCGCACTGGACCTACGACTCTCAGACCTACTCCAGCTACTCCGGGGCCCGCGGCGAGCACTACTACGTCACGGAGACGTACACGGACTCCGACGGCCGGACGCAGACCCGGCGGGTGCAGAAGACCCGCTGGTACCCGGTGAGCGGCCAGGTCAGCCGGTTCTTCGACGACGTGCTCGTGCCGGCCAGCATGACCGTGCCGCCGGCGAAGGTCGACGCCCTCGCGCCGTGGCCGCTGCCCGAGGCCGCGCCGTACCAGCCGCAGTACCTCGCCGGGCTGCACGCGCTGCGCTACGACATCGAGCCCGAGACCGGCCTCGACGAGGCCAAGCGGCGGATGGACTCCGTCATCCACGACGACTGCCGGCGCGACATCGGCGGCGACGAGCAGCGGGTCGACGGCGTCAACACCAACTACACCGCCATCACCTTCAAGCTGATGCTGCTGCCGATCTGGATCGCCTGCTACCTCTACGGCGGCAAGACCTGGCAGATCCTGGTCAACGGCCGCACCGGCGAGGTCCACGGCGAACGCCCGTACAGCAAGCTGAAGATCTTCCTCGCGGTGCTGCTGGCCATCGTCGTCGTGGTGGTGATCCTCTACTTCTGGCTCAACGGCCACCACACGACAACAACGTCACACACAACGACAACCCGCCATCATTAG